Genomic segment of Psychrobacter sanguinis:
TTTTTGTGTATTTAAGTTGTTTTTTTAACTTATTGACGCTAATTAGTCCTTCCACGCATCACGGTTTGCTTCATCTTTTAACTTCACAAACTGGTCAGGATCAAAAGTGATTTGATCAGGTGTTTTGCCCTCTTTAATCTGACGCTCATAATCACGTAAGACGCGTAGCGCAACAGGTGACAACAGCACAATTGCGACCAAGTTAGTCAGTGCCATTAAGCCCATAGATAAGTCGGCGAAGTTCCAGATGGCAGGTAAGCTTGCCACTGAACCAATAAACACCATCGCCAGCACTAGAAAACGGAAAATCATAATGGCAGATTTGGCACTTTTCTCTCCAGAGATAAACTCTAAGTTTGACTCACCATAGCTGTAATTAGCAATGATAGAAGTAAACGCAAAGAAGAAAATAGCAACAGCAATAAAGTAAACCCCTGAGTCGCCCACATATTGTGATAACGCTAGCTGAGTCAATTTAATACCTTCTTGCTCAACATTAGGGTCGCTGGTCACACCTGATAAAATAATGATAGAAGCAGTGGCGCTACAAATCACTAAAGTATCAATGAACACCCCTAACATTTGCATAAAGCCCTGTACAGCTGGATGATCTGGGTGGCTTTTTGCGGTGGCAGCAGCATTAGGTGCAGAACCCATACCGGCCTCGTTAGAGAACAGGCCACGTTTGATACCATTAATCATTGCTTGAGCAATACCATAACCTAGCACACCCCCTGCCGCTTGCTCCAAACCAAAGGCTGATTTCACAATTAAAGCAATCGCCGATGGGAACGCATTGAAATTCGTTACGATAATAAACAGGGCCAATAATATGTATAAAATGGCCATTACTGGTACCACTTTACCTGCCACTCTTGCCACAGAACGTAAACCACCAAATACGATTGGCGCTACTAATACTACTAAGACGATTCCGGTCATCCACGTTGGGGCACCAAATGCCTCATGCGAAGCTTGAGCGATGGTATTGGCCTGAACCCCATTAAAGGCCAAACCAAAGGCTACTAATAAACAGAGCGAGAAAAATATCGCCATCCAACGCTTACCTAAGCCTTTTTCGATATAGTAGGCAGGTCCACCACGGTAAACGTTGTCTGTATGCGGTACTTTATAAGCCTGAGCCAAAGTTGACTCAATAAAGCTGGTCGACATCCCTAGAATAGCGGTAATCCACATCCAGAATACGGCACCTGGGCCACCGATATAAATCGCGATAGCCACACCCGCTAAGTTACCAGTACCGACACGGGCAGCCAAAGATGTCATTAAGGCTTCAAAAGAGCTAATGCCCCCTTCTTTACGACCTTCACCTGAAATGCGTAGCAAACTCCACATATGACCAAAATGGCGAAACTGGATAAAACGGGTGGCCACTGTAAAAAATATACCGGCACCAATGAGCACGAAAACCAGTAAACCAAACCATGGATTGTCCATGATTAGCCAGGAATCATTACCCCAGATAACTCCGTTCACCCAATTTACAACGGTATTAAAGCCTTCAGTGAAAGCATTCGGCTGTTCGAGCATAGTCATTCTCCTTTTATCAAAACCAGTGCCCTAAATAAATGCTAAGGCTTTTATCTATAAGCGTTTTATATATCGGTCAGCTATTTATTTTAGTATTTCTAGGGCGACTTAGAGGACGATTTAAAAGGCAATCGATACTCGATGTTTATCCCTCATGCCCTTATACCTCATACCCTAATTAATACCTATGGCTTTAACGGGTTTAACCTCAAATAAATACAACGACCAACAAGCAAGTGTTTGGTTTTGATAAACAAGTCAATTTAAATGGATAAGTAAAGGCCTATCATCAGTAACCGTAATATTTAATCAATTGATGAGCCTAATAGCCTTATTTACTTAATTAGTGAGTTAATTCGTTAATTAGTTGGTTCGTTAGTACGAAAAGTACTACGTAAATCTTGTCATAAACCGAAAAAAATAAGCGGGTCATTCTAAAAAAATGTCGACTTTAGCACAACAGACAATAATAAAAAAAATAAATTGAAAAATTTATGTCATTTTTAAGCAGTTTCTATTTATTTGACTGGTTTTATTTAACCGTCTTTTAACTTTTAACCACAGCAGCTATGGGTTGATGACGTTTTAATTTTCCCAATCGCTTTTTTTTCACAACCCATGCTTTTAAGACGCCTTCCTTTTTTAAAAATATTACTTTATTTTTTTAAAAATAGTTTATTGCCTAAACAGGTATACGGCTGTAAACTAAAATACCTATAAGTAACTATCTTGATACAAGATAAATTACTTTAGGAGGATTTATTACATAATCCTTACATTTATTTTAGGCTGCAGGAAGCAGTTCCCTTACTGAGGTTGCGCTATACACCTCTTATTGACAAAAGGAGTTTGTCTTATGAATTCTTCACAAGACTCATCAGGCTATTGGAAAGCCAATGTCCGTCTCATTCTTATCTGTCTCTTTATATGGGCTTTTTGTTCATACGGCTGTGGTATTTTATTCCGTCCTTTATTGGCAGGGATAAAATTTGGGGGCGCTGATCTGGGATTCTGGTTTGCACAACAGGGCTCGATTATCACCTTTATTATTCTCATCTTCTTCTACGCTTGGCGTATGAATAAGCTGGATAAACAATACGGCTTAGATGAGGAGTAAGTTATGAGCCAGTT
This window contains:
- a CDS encoding alanine/glycine:cation symporter family protein, giving the protein MLEQPNAFTEGFNTVVNWVNGVIWGNDSWLIMDNPWFGLLVFVLIGAGIFFTVATRFIQFRHFGHMWSLLRISGEGRKEGGISSFEALMTSLAARVGTGNLAGVAIAIYIGGPGAVFWMWITAILGMSTSFIESTLAQAYKVPHTDNVYRGGPAYYIEKGLGKRWMAIFFSLCLLVAFGLAFNGVQANTIAQASHEAFGAPTWMTGIVLVVLVAPIVFGGLRSVARVAGKVVPVMAILYILLALFIIVTNFNAFPSAIALIVKSAFGLEQAAGGVLGYGIAQAMINGIKRGLFSNEAGMGSAPNAAATAKSHPDHPAVQGFMQMLGVFIDTLVICSATASIIILSGVTSDPNVEQEGIKLTQLALSQYVGDSGVYFIAVAIFFFAFTSIIANYSYGESNLEFISGEKSAKSAIMIFRFLVLAMVFIGSVASLPAIWNFADLSMGLMALTNLVAIVLLSPVALRVLRDYERQIKEGKTPDQITFDPDQFVKLKDEANRDAWKD
- a CDS encoding DUF4212 domain-containing protein; its protein translation is MNSSQDSSGYWKANVRLILICLFIWAFCSYGCGILFRPLLAGIKFGGADLGFWFAQQGSIITFIILIFFYAWRMNKLDKQYGLDEE